The stretch of DNA TTCGAGGCGCGCTTCGCCCGGATCGTCGATGATCGCCGCGAATCCGCAAGCGACGTCGCCGCCGACGTGACCGCGATCCTTTCGGCGGTGAAGGCGCGCGGGGACGAGGCGCTGGTCGAATACACCGCGCGCTTCGACCATTACGACCTCGGCACGGATGCCGACTGGGTGATCGCGCCCGAGGCGTGCGAGGCGGCCTACAAGGCGCTCGATGGCGAGCTGCGCGACGCGCTCGACCTCGCCGCCGCGCGCATCCGGGCCTATCACGCAGCGCAGCTGCCCGAGGACCGCGACTATCGCGACGAGGCGGGCGTGCGCCTCGGCGCGATCTGGCGGCCGGTCGATGCGGCGGGGCTCTATGTCCCCGGCGGGCGCGCGGCCTATCCCTCCTCGCTGCTGATGAACGCGATCCCCGCCAAGGTCGCGGGCGTCTCGCGGCTCGCCATCGCCACCCCGACCCCGCGCGGCGAGACGAACGACCTCGTCCTCGCCGCCGCACACGTGGCGGGAGTGGACGAGATCTGGCGCGTCGGCGGTGCGCAGGCGGTCGGCGCGCTCGCCTATGGCACGGGGCGTATCGGCGCGGTCGATGTCATCACCGGGCCGGGCAATGCCTGGGTCGCGGAGGCCAAGCGCCAGCTTTACGGCGTGGTGGGCATCGACATGGTGGCCGGCCCTTCCGAGATCCTCGTCATCGCCGACAGCGACAACGACCCCGACTGGATCGCCGCCGACCTCCTTTCGCAGGCCGAGCACGACCCGACCTCGCAATCCATCCTCATCACCGACGACGCCGCCTTCGCCGCGCTGGTCGAGGATTCGGTCACGCTCCACACCGCGCAGCTTTCGACCGAGGCGGTCGCGCGCGAAAGCTGGGAGGCGAACGGGGTCGTCATCGTGGTCGAGGACCTGATGCGCGAAGCCCCTGCGCTGGCCGACCGGCTCGCCGCCGAGCACGTCGAACTCGCCATTGCCGAGCCCGAAGCGATGCTGCGCGCCATCCGCCACGCGGGCAGTGTCTTCCTCGGCCGCATGACGCCCGAGGCGATCGGCGATTATGTCGGCGGGCCGAACCACGTCCTTCCCACCGGCCGCCGCGCGCGCTTTTCGAGCGGGCTGTCGGTGCTCGACTTCATGAAGCGCACCAGCTTCCTCGAGGTGAACGAGGCCGCCTTCGCGCAGATCGGCCCGACGGCCGCGACCCTCGCCCATGCCGAGGGCCTGCCCGCGCACGCCCTGTCGGTCGAATTGAGACGCAAATGAACACCCAGAACCCCCGCTCGCAGGCGCGTTCGAGCGCCCGCCTCGCCGCCGTGCAGGCGCTCTACCAGCAGCAGATGGAGAAGACCCCGCTCGCCCGCCTGCTCGACGAATTCCACCAGCACCGCCTGGGGCGCACGGTCGACGACGACGAGCACGGCGATGCGGTCTATGCCGAGGCCGAGGTCGCCTTTTTCGACGACATCGTGCGCGGCGTCGACGCGCGGCGCGAGGAGATCGACGAAGCCCTCACTGCGCGCCTCGCGGGCGGATGGACGCTGGCGCGGCTCGACAAGACCATGCTGCAGGTGCTGCGCGCGGGCGCTTATGAACTCCTCGCCCGGCCCGACGTGCCGGCCGGCGCGGCGATCAACGAATATGTCGATGTGGCGAAAGCCTTTTTCGACGACCGCGAGGCGAAATTCGTCAACGGGATCCTCGACGCACTCGCCCGCGATGTGCGCGATTAGGGACACCGCACTCGCCCGCGATGTGCGCGATTAGGAACACTGCACTCGCCCGCGATGTGCGCGATTAGGGACACCGCACTCGCCCGCGACGTGCGCGGCTGATTACCCTTTCTTGCGCGTCCCGCCCCGCCCCCCTGCGCTTCCCCGCTTTTCCTGTCCCCCGATCCGGGTTATGTTGTCTCTTGGGAGAGGATTGCATTGGGATGGGGTCGCAATCATGAACGAGCTGGATTTTGTCACCGCTCTGCGGAGCCTGCCGCTGCATCCGGGCGCGCAGGGGCTGCGGGATGATTGCGCGCTGATCGAGATCGGCGACGAAGTGCTGGTCATCAACATGGATTCGATGGCCGAGGACACGCATTTCAAGCCTTCGGCCGACCTCGCCGATGTCGCTTGGAAGCTCGTCGCGCTCAACCTGTCCGACATCGCCAGCAAGGGTGCGGAGCCGATCGGCGTGCTGCTGGGCTATGCGCTGGGCGGGGACGAGGACAACCGCTTTCTTGCAGGGCTCGCCGACGCGCTGACCGAATACGACGTGCCGCTCCTGGGCGGCGACACCATCGCAACGACGGGCGCGAGCACGTTTTCGATCACCGCGATCGGGCGCGCGACGCACCGCCCGATCCCCTCGCGCACCCGCGCGACGGCGGGCGAGGCGCTGTTCGTCACCGGCACGCTGGGCCGCGCCATGCTCGGCTTCGAGGGGGCGAAGGAACATCTCGAGGCGTTCAACCGCCCGCGCCCGCGCCTCGCCGAAGGCATCGCGCTCGCCCCGCACGTGGGCGCGATGATGGACATATCGGACGGCCTCCTGCTCGATGCCTACCGCATGGCCGAGGCGAGCGACGTCACCGTGCTGATCGACCCGCAGCTCGTCCCCGTCGCCGCGCCCGACCGGGTCGACGACTGCATGCGCTGGGGCGATGATTACGAGCTGCTCTTCACCGCCAGCTGGGACACGGAAATCCCGGTGGACGCGGTGCGGATCGGCTGCATCGAGGAAGCGGGCGCGGCCCCGCTGGTGCTCGGCGCGTCGACCTTCACCGATCCGGACGCGCTGGGCTACCAGCACGGCTGAGCCGCACGCCGCGCGCCGCGCGGCGCCCCCTGTCAAAATGAGGGAAATCCCCCGCTTTGCGCCGCGCCGAGGCGGTTAAAGGCTTGCCACGCCCCGAGCGCGCCATAGACTGACGTCACGCAGCCCCCGCTGCGCACAAGTGGGATCGGGGGAAAGGACGGGGGCTCGATCCCCCGCGCGACTCCGGAAAAACCGGGGCGATTCCCACGTCAGGAGAGGGGATTTTTCGTGGAGCTTGTCTATATTTCCATCGGGCTGGGACTGCTCGCCGTGGTCTACGGCTTCGTCACCAGCAGCCAGGTGCTCGGCGCGAGCGCGGGCAATGAGAAAATGCAGGAAATCGCCGGCGCGATCCAGGAAGGCGCGCGGGCCTATCTCAACCGGCAATACACCACCATCGGCATGGTCGGCGTGGTCGCGGCGATCGTGGTCGGGGTCTTCCTCGACATTATCCCGGCAATCGGCTTCGTCATCGGTGCGGTGCTGTCGGGCGTGGCGGGCTATATCGGGATGAACATCTCGGTGCGCTCGAACGTGCGCACCGCTGCCGCGGCCGAGGCGGGTCTCCAGCAGGGCCTAACCATCGCGTTCCGCGCGGGCGCGATCACCGGGATGCTGGTCGCCGGGCTCGCCCTGCTTGCCATCGCGGTGTTCTTCGCGGTGCTGGTCGGGCCGATGGGCCTTGCGCCTGCCGACCGGACGGTGATCGACGGGCTGGTCGGCCTCGCCTTCGGCGCTTCGCTGATCTCGATCTTCGCGCGTCTGGGCGGCGGGATCTTCACCAAGGCGGCCGATGTCGGCGCGGACCTCGTCGGCAAGGTCGAAGCCTCGATTCCCGAGGACGACCCGCGCAACCCGGCGACCATCGCCGACAATGTGGGCGACAATGTCGGCGACTGCGCCGGCATGGCCGCCGACCTGTTCGAAACCTATGTCGTGACCGTCGGCGCGACCATGGTGCTGACGGCGCTGCTCTTTTCCGAGGCGCTGGGCGACCTGCTCCTGCCGATGATGGCGCTGCCGCTGCTGATCGGGGGCGCGTGCATCGTCACCTCGATCATCGGGACCTATTTCGTGCGGCTCGGCAGCGGGACCAACGTGATGGGCGCGATGTACAAGGGCTTCATCGTCACCGCCGTGCTGGCGATCCCGCTGATTTTCTTCGTCACGCAATATGCGCTCGGCGACATGAACGCGGCGCTCGGCACCGGGCCGGGCGGGGTCGGCTTCAACGGCATGGACCTGTTCCTTTGCTCGCTGATCGGGTTGGCTCTCACCGGCGTCATCATCTGGATCACCGAGTATTACACGGGCACGAATTTCCGCCCCGTGCGCTCGATCGCCAAGGCTTCGGAGACGGGCCACGGCACCAACGTGATCCAGGGTCTTGCGATCAGCCTTGAATCGACCGCGCTGCCTACGGTCGTCATCATCGCGGCGATCATCGCGGCCTACCAGCTCGCCGGCCTCATCGGCCTGGCCTATGGCGCGACCGCGATGCTGGCGCTTGCGGGCATGGTCGTGGCGCTCGATGCCTATGGCCCGGTAACCGACAACGCGGGCGGCATCGCCGAGATGGCGGGGCTCGACGACAGCGTGCGCGAGAAGACCGACCTGCTCGACGCGGTCGGCAACACGACCAAGGCCGTGACCAAGGGCTATGCGATCGGTTCGGCGGGGCTTGCAGCGCTCGTGCTGTTCGCCGCCTACACCGCGGACCTGCGCGAATTCTTCCCCGATGCGAACGTCGATTTCGGGCTGGAGAACCCCTACGTCATCGTCGGCCTGCTGCTGGGCGCGCTGCTGCCCTACCTGTTCGGGGCGATGGGCATGACCGCCGTGGGCCGCGCGGCGGGCGACGTGGTGAAGGACGTACGCGAGCAATTCGCTGGCGATCCGGGCATCATGGCGGGGACCTCGCGCCCCAACTACGCCCGCACGGTGGACCTCGTCACCAAGGCCGCGATCAAGGAGATGATCGTGCCCTCGCTGCTCCCGGTGCTCGCGCCGATCGTGACCTATTTCGTGATTCTCCTGATCGCGGGGCAGGACAACGCCTTCGCGGCGCTGGGCGCGCTGCTATTGGGCGTGATCGTCGGCGGGCTGTTCGTCGCGCTGTCGATGACCGCCGGCGGCGGGGCGTGGGACAACGCCAAGAAATACATCGAGGACGGCAATCACGGCGGCAAGGGCTCCGAAGCGCACAAGGCCGCGGTGACGGGCGACACGGTCGGCGATCCCTACAAGGACACCGCCGGCCCGGCAGTGAACCCGATGATCAAGATAACCAACATCGTCGCCCTGCTGCTGCTCGCCGCGCTCGCCGGCGCGCACTGAGCGCGGCCCCTAAGGCACACAGGAAACCCCGCCGGGCGCCCTGCCCGGCGGGGTTTTCCTTTGGGCAGGGTTTTCATTGGTGGCGCCTTAACCTTTACGCCGGGCTAACGTCCCACCTGCGGACAGGGCCTAAGCGAGCGCGCGCATCGCTGCGCCGCGTGTGGCATAAGCCTCGGGCACGCGCGGGGATTGCCGCGCGGCAGACGGACGGGAAACGCACGCGATGGATCTGGCGAATGCGCCGAAGCCGAGCTGGCGGAGGGGGCGCGCGGCGGCGCCCGCGCCGCCGCGCGCCCCTTGCGCCCCCTCCCAACTCGAAGCGGGACGCATCGTCCTGCTCGATGCCGAGGCGCTCGCCGAACCGGGTTTTCGCGGACAATGGGAAAGCCTCGCGCGCGAGGCGAGCGTGCCCAATCCCTTCTTCGAACCCTTCTTCCTGCTCCCCGGCCTCGAGCGCTGGGGCAGGGACGCGCGGGTCACGGTCAAGGCGTATTTCGTCGGCGGGCAATTGTGCGGCCTCTACCCCGTGGTGCGCTGGAGGCGCTACTATGGCTACCCGGTGGCCCATGCGACCGGCTGGCTCCACGCCAACGCCTTTTGCGGAACGCCCTTGGTGGCGCGCGGGCACGAAGAGGCGTTCTGGCGCGCCCTGCTCGCCCATTTCGACCGCTCCGCCCGGCGCGCGCTGTTCCTCCACCTGCCGCAGCTGCCCGAAGGCGATGCGGTGGGCGATGCGCTCGAAGCCGTGCTCGCCGAGCAGGGCCGTATGCGCACCGTCGCCAGGCGCGAAAGCCGCGCCATGCTCGCCTCCGAACTTTCGCCGGAAGCCTATCTCGAAGCCTCGATGAGCGCCAAGAAGCGCAAGGAACTGCGCCGCCAGCACAAGCGGCTGGGCGAGGAAGGTGCGCTCACTTTCGAGCGGCTCGAAGGCGAGGCGCGGCTCGTGCAATGGACCCGCGAATTCCTCGCTCTCGAAGCGGCGGGGTGGAAAGGCGAGGCGGGCTCTGCGCTCGCCAGCGCGGAGGAGACGCGCACCTTTTTCGCCGAAGCCCTGCGCGGCGCGGCGGAAGGCGGGCGGCTCGAACGGCTCGCGCTGCGGCTCGACGGGCGGCCGGTCGCCATGCTCGCCAACCTCATTGCGCAGCCGGGCGCGTTCAGTTTCAAGACCGCCTTCGACGAACGCCACGCGCGTCATTCGCCCGGCCTGCTGCTGCAGCTCGAAAACCTCGCCCTGCTGGAGCGGCCCGGCATCGCATGGGCCGACAGCTGCGCGGTGGAAGGCCATTCGATGATCGAGCGGCTGTGGCGCGAAAAGCGCACGCTCACCAGCCACAACATCGCGATCGGCGGACCCGCGCGCCGCGCGCTTTTCGCCGCGCTGATGGCGTGGGAGAACCGGCATCGCAGGAGGCCATCATGAACGCACCTTTCCGCCCCTTCGCGCCGAGCCTGCGCCCGGTCTTCGATAGCGAGACGCGCCGGACCTTCGCCGCGCATTACCCGGAAAAACCGGTGAAGCTCGCCCACGGACTTGCCGGACACCACCTGCTCGAAATCCCGGCGCTGGCCGAGCTTGCAGAGCGGCTCCCGGAAAGCAGCGTCGAATACAATCGCGGGGATTTGCCCGTCGGCATCGACGGCAAGCCGGGCGCGACGGGGCTTTCGATCACCGAGACGATCCTCTCGATCGCGCGGGCGAACAGCTGGGCCGTGCTCAAGAATGTCGAGCAGGTGCCCTCCTACGCCGCGCTGCTGCACGACCTGCTGGGCGAGCTGGCCGAGGCGATCGAGCCCAAGACAGGCCCGCTGATGGACCCGCAGGCGTTCGTGTTCATCTCCAGCCCGGACGCGGTCACGCCCTATCATTTCGATCCCGAACACAACATCCTGCTGCAGCTTGCCGGGACCAAGGTCATGACCCAGTTTCCCGCGGGCGACCCGCGCTTCGCCCCTGACGAGCGCCATGAGCAATACCACCTCGGCGGCCCGCGCGAGCTGCGCTGGGACGAGAGCTTCATGGACGCCGCCCGCGAATTCCCGCTCGCCCCGGGCGAAGCGGTCCACGTGCCCGTCATGGCCCCGCATTTCGTGCGTAACGGCCCCGAAAGCTCGATCTCGCTGTCGATCACCTGGCGCTCCGAATGGAGCCATGCGGAAAGCGACGCGCGCTGTTTCAACGGCATGGTCCGGCGCTTCGGCCTCGCGCCGCGCGCGCCCGGCCGCTGGCCCGAGACGAGCCGGGGCAAGGCGCTTGCGTGGCGGGCTTACAGACGGCTGTTCGTGAAGGGCTGACGCTTGACCTTGGCGCATGGTCGCAGCACAGCCTCGCTCCCATGACCGATACGCCCTCCGCTGAAAAACTCGTCGCCGGCCTCGTGCGCCTGCTCACCGTCGAAAAGCGCGCCGCCGACGTCTATCTCGGCCATGCCCAGAAGGGAGGCGTGGGCCGCGTCTTCGGCGGGCAGGTGCTCGCGCAGGCGCTGATGGCGGCGCAGGGCTCTATCCCCGCTGGGAAAGTCGCCCATTCGCTCCACGCCTATTTCCTGCGCGGCGGGCGCGAGGGCAGCCCAATCGAATACCGCATCGCGCGCGATTTCGACGGGAGGAGCTTCGCCAACCGCCGCGTCGTCGCCGCGCAGGAGAACGAGGACGGATCGTGCACCCCGATCCTCAACCTCACCGCGAGCTTCCAGACGCCCGAGGACGGCCTCGAACATTGCGACGCGCCCATGCCCGACGTCGCCGGGCCGGAGGAACTGAAACCCGATATCGAAACCCGCCGCGAACTCGCCGAGGCGATGGGCGACCGGCTCGACGAGGCGCAGCGCGCCATGATGCTGCGCCCGCGCCCGATCGAGATGCGCACCCTCGACCAGCTCCACTGGATGAGCCGCGAGCCGCGGGAGCCGCGCGCGCACACCTGGTTCCGCACGGTCGCGGCCCTGCCCGACGACCCGCTGCTCCACCGCGCGGTCATCACCTATGCGAGCGACTACACGCTATTGGGCACGAGCGCGCTGCCGCACGGGCTTTCGTGGATGCGCAACGAGTTGGTGGGCGCGAGCCTCGACCACGCGATCTGGTTCCACCGCGAAGCGCGCGCGGATGAATGGCTGCTCTACGCGACCGACGCGCCGTGGTCGGGCGGCGGGCGCGGCTTCAACCGCGGGCGGATCTTCGACCGCGAAGGCAATCTCGTGGCGAGCGTTGCTCAGGAAGGCATGATGAGGAAGCGGCGCGCGAAGAAGGCCCAGTAAGCCCCATCGCCCATGTCTCCGCCCGCACAGCGGCCGCAAGCGTCACCACGTGCCCGCAGCGAGGCGTGATGGGCAGCCCGGATGGACTGCCCACAAATATCAGTGCGCCAGCAGGATCGGCATCTGCGGGTCCGACAGGCTGCGCCGCGTGACACCGCCGAACAGCATCTCGGCCAGCCGCGAATGGCCATAGGCGCCCATCACCATGAAGCCGCATTCGCGCACCTGCGCCGCCGAGAAAAGCGTGTCGGAAATCTGCGCCTCGCCGCGCGGTATCTCGATGATTTCCGAAGCGATCCCGTGGCGACTGAGGTATTTCGCGCCCTCGGTCGGGGGGAAGTCGAACCGCTCGCGCTCCGAATCCTCCGACACGGTGGCGAGGTAGACCTTCGAGGCGTGCTTGAGCAGCGGCACGGCGGCGCGCAGCGCGACGCAGGCTTCGCTCGATCCGTTCCACGCGACCAGAGCGGGCTGCGACAGGTCGAGCCTCTTCGTGTCCTTGGGAATGACGAAGACCGGGGCGGGCGCTTTCAGCACCAGTTCGCCGACCATGGCCGAGGGCGCGCGCCCTTCCTCCCCGACATCGTTCGGCCCGACGAGGATGACGTCGTGCAGCGCCGATTGTTCGAGCAGGCGCGTATCGGCCATGCCGTACATGAAGCGCCATTCGAAGGAGACGCCTTCGTTTTCGAGATCCTTTTCGATCTCGCCGCGCAGTTCCTCGGCCGCTTCCTTGATCCGCGGCATCGCGGCGGCGAGCGCGGAGCCGTAAAAATCGCCCGGCGCGAAGACCTCGTAGCTGACCGCCTGCAGGCAGGTGATATGCGCATCGCACGTGCGCGCGATGTCGAGCGCGGCCTGCTTGCGCGCCTCCATGCAGCTGTCGCCTTCGATGTGAAGCAAAATGGATTTCATGGCCTGTCTCCCTCGATATGCGGGCCGTTCTGCCCCGCGCCGCGCGAGGCTGCCTTGATCGGGATCAAATTTGCAGGCGAGCGGCGCGCTTGCAACCCGCCCGGCGCGCGCTAGGCTCGCGGGCGAGGAGAGAACCCATGGAAATCACCCGCCTGCCGCCTGTCAGGACGAGCCTGAAGCCGTCGAACCATCCCTATCTGTCGGGTCCGTGGACCCCGCTCCACGAAGAGGTCGACGTCGCCGAACTCGAGGTGATCGAGGGCGCTATTCCCGCCGACATCGACGGCATCTACCTGCGCAACACCGAAAACCCGGTGCACCAGCCGCTTGGCCGCCACCATCCCTTCGATGGCGATGCGATGATCCATGCGGTGAGCATATCGGGCGGCAAGGCGAGCTATCGCAACCGCTTCGTGCGCACGCATTGCTTCGAGGCGGAACAGATCGCCGGCGGCTCGCTGTGGGGCGGGCTGATGGACCCGCCGGGAACCTCGCGGCGGCCCGGTTTCGGCGCGCATGGGGGGCTCAAGGACACCGGCTCGACCGACATCGTGGTTCATGCAGGCATCGCCTATGCGACCTTCTACCAGTGCGGCGAGGCTTGGATGGTGGACCCCGTCACGCTGGAAACGCTCGGCAAGGCGCCGTGGGGGCCGCTGGACGGCGTATCCGCCCATCCCAAGGTGGACGAAGAGACGGGCGAGCTGATGTTCTTCAACTATTCGAAGCACGCGCCCTTCATGCATTACGGCGTGGTCGATCGCGCCGGGCGGCTCGCCCATTACGTGCCGATCCCGCTGCCGGGGCCGCGCCTGCCGCACGACATGGCGGTGACGAAAAACTGGTCGATCCTCAATGATATGCCGCTGTTCTGGGACGCCGGGCTGCTCGAACGCGGAATCCATGCGGCGCGGCTGCACGACGGCGTGCCGACCCGCTTCGCCCTGATCCCGCGCCGCGGCCAGCCGGAGGATATCCGCTGGTTCGAGGCCGCGCCGACCTATGTCCTGCACTGGACGAATGCGTATGAGGACGGCGACGAGGTGGTGCTCGAAGGCTATTTCCAGGACAAGCCGATGCCCGACCCGCTCGAGGAAGCGGGCGAATACAGCCACATGATGGCCTATGTCGACGAACACTCGTTCCAGTCCCGCCTGCACCGCTGGCGCTTTAACCTTCGCACGGGCGAAACCCGCGAGGAGCGCCTGTCCGACCGGATCGTCGAATTCGGCATGATCAACCCGGCCTTCGCGATGACAAAGAGCCGCTATGTCTGGTCGACCACGACGAAGCCCGGCTGGTTCCTGTTCGACGGCTTCGTCTGCCACGACACCGAAACCGGCGCCGAAGAGGTCTACCGCCTGCCCGAGGGTGTCTATGCGAGCGAAGCTCCGGTCGTGCCGAAGAAGGGCGCGGCAGGCGAAAAGGGCGCCTCAAGCAGCGAAGCGGTAGGCGGGAAAGACGCCTCAAGCAGCGCAGCGGTAGGCGAGAAAGACGCCTCAAGCAGCGAAGCGGTAGGCGAAAAGGACGCGTATCTCGTGACCTTCCTGATCGACGAGAACACCGGCACATCGAACTGCGCAATCCTCGATGCGGGCGACATCGCGAAAGGCCCGGTGTGCCGGATGAAGCTGCCGCACAAGATTTCGAGCGGGGTGCATTCGACCTGGGTGGAGCACGCGCAATTGCGACGGGACGCCGAATGGAAGCGCGCCGCGACCGGAGCCTGAGCCCTTACAGCGGCGCCTGAGCCCTTACAGAATACGGCAGACCATCGCCCCGCGCACCCATTCGGGCTCGATCGGGCCGAGACGAAGGCGTTGCTCGGACTGTCCCAGAGGTTCGAGAGAATAGCGGCCCTTGCGCCCAACCACGTGGAGACGCCGGACAATCTTTCCATGCTCCGGGTGGCGCACGAGCAGGATGTCACCGCGAACGTAAGCGCGCTTCTTCATGAACAGCGCAAGGCTGCCGCCCGGCAGAATGCGGCTCATGCTTTTGGCAGGCACCCATGCCAGCCTGATGCCG from Erythrobacter sp. encodes:
- a CDS encoding acyl-CoA thioesterase II, with the translated sequence MTDTPSAEKLVAGLVRLLTVEKRAADVYLGHAQKGGVGRVFGGQVLAQALMAAQGSIPAGKVAHSLHAYFLRGGREGSPIEYRIARDFDGRSFANRRVVAAQENEDGSCTPILNLTASFQTPEDGLEHCDAPMPDVAGPEELKPDIETRRELAEAMGDRLDEAQRAMMLRPRPIEMRTLDQLHWMSREPREPRAHTWFRTVAALPDDPLLHRAVITYASDYTLLGTSALPHGLSWMRNELVGASLDHAIWFHREARADEWLLYATDAPWSGGGRGFNRGRIFDREGNLVASVAQEGMMRKRRAKKAQ
- a CDS encoding sodium-translocating pyrophosphatase, whose amino-acid sequence is MELVYISIGLGLLAVVYGFVTSSQVLGASAGNEKMQEIAGAIQEGARAYLNRQYTTIGMVGVVAAIVVGVFLDIIPAIGFVIGAVLSGVAGYIGMNISVRSNVRTAAAAEAGLQQGLTIAFRAGAITGMLVAGLALLAIAVFFAVLVGPMGLAPADRTVIDGLVGLAFGASLISIFARLGGGIFTKAADVGADLVGKVEASIPEDDPRNPATIADNVGDNVGDCAGMAADLFETYVVTVGATMVLTALLFSEALGDLLLPMMALPLLIGGACIVTSIIGTYFVRLGSGTNVMGAMYKGFIVTAVLAIPLIFFVTQYALGDMNAALGTGPGGVGFNGMDLFLCSLIGLALTGVIIWITEYYTGTNFRPVRSIAKASETGHGTNVIQGLAISLESTALPTVVIIAAIIAAYQLAGLIGLAYGATAMLALAGMVVALDAYGPVTDNAGGIAEMAGLDDSVREKTDLLDAVGNTTKAVTKGYAIGSAGLAALVLFAAYTADLREFFPDANVDFGLENPYVIVGLLLGALLPYLFGAMGMTAVGRAAGDVVKDVREQFAGDPGIMAGTSRPNYARTVDLVTKAAIKEMIVPSLLPVLAPIVTYFVILLIAGQDNAFAALGALLLGVIVGGLFVALSMTAGGGAWDNAKKYIEDGNHGGKGSEAHKAAVTGDTVGDPYKDTAGPAVNPMIKITNIVALLLLAALAGAH
- a CDS encoding transcriptional regulator, with protein sequence MNAPFRPFAPSLRPVFDSETRRTFAAHYPEKPVKLAHGLAGHHLLEIPALAELAERLPESSVEYNRGDLPVGIDGKPGATGLSITETILSIARANSWAVLKNVEQVPSYAALLHDLLGELAEAIEPKTGPLMDPQAFVFISSPDAVTPYHFDPEHNILLQLAGTKVMTQFPAGDPRFAPDERHEQYHLGGPRELRWDESFMDAAREFPLAPGEAVHVPVMAPHFVRNGPESSISLSITWRSEWSHAESDARCFNGMVRRFGLAPRAPGRWPETSRGKALAWRAYRRLFVKG
- the thiL gene encoding thiamine-phosphate kinase codes for the protein MNELDFVTALRSLPLHPGAQGLRDDCALIEIGDEVLVINMDSMAEDTHFKPSADLADVAWKLVALNLSDIASKGAEPIGVLLGYALGGDEDNRFLAGLADALTEYDVPLLGGDTIATTGASTFSITAIGRATHRPIPSRTRATAGEALFVTGTLGRAMLGFEGAKEHLEAFNRPRPRLAEGIALAPHVGAMMDISDGLLLDAYRMAEASDVTVLIDPQLVPVAAPDRVDDCMRWGDDYELLFTASWDTEIPVDAVRIGCIEEAGAAPLVLGASTFTDPDALGYQHG
- a CDS encoding carotenoid oxygenase family protein is translated as MEITRLPPVRTSLKPSNHPYLSGPWTPLHEEVDVAELEVIEGAIPADIDGIYLRNTENPVHQPLGRHHPFDGDAMIHAVSISGGKASYRNRFVRTHCFEAEQIAGGSLWGGLMDPPGTSRRPGFGAHGGLKDTGSTDIVVHAGIAYATFYQCGEAWMVDPVTLETLGKAPWGPLDGVSAHPKVDEETGELMFFNYSKHAPFMHYGVVDRAGRLAHYVPIPLPGPRLPHDMAVTKNWSILNDMPLFWDAGLLERGIHAARLHDGVPTRFALIPRRGQPEDIRWFEAAPTYVLHWTNAYEDGDEVVLEGYFQDKPMPDPLEEAGEYSHMMAYVDEHSFQSRLHRWRFNLRTGETREERLSDRIVEFGMINPAFAMTKSRYVWSTTTKPGWFLFDGFVCHDTETGAEEVYRLPEGVYASEAPVVPKKGAAGEKGASSSEAVGGKDASSSAAVGEKDASSSEAVGEKDAYLVTFLIDENTGTSNCAILDAGDIAKGPVCRMKLPHKISSGVHSTWVEHAQLRRDAEWKRAATGA
- a CDS encoding universal stress protein encodes the protein MKSILLHIEGDSCMEARKQAALDIARTCDAHITCLQAVSYEVFAPGDFYGSALAAAMPRIKEAAEELRGEIEKDLENEGVSFEWRFMYGMADTRLLEQSALHDVILVGPNDVGEEGRAPSAMVGELVLKAPAPVFVIPKDTKRLDLSQPALVAWNGSSEACVALRAAVPLLKHASKVYLATVSEDSERERFDFPPTEGAKYLSRHGIASEIIEIPRGEAQISDTLFSAAQVRECGFMVMGAYGHSRLAEMLFGGVTRRSLSDPQMPILLAH
- the hisD gene encoding histidinol dehydrogenase, encoding MQTLSTSDADFEARFARIVDDRRESASDVAADVTAILSAVKARGDEALVEYTARFDHYDLGTDADWVIAPEACEAAYKALDGELRDALDLAAARIRAYHAAQLPEDRDYRDEAGVRLGAIWRPVDAAGLYVPGGRAAYPSSLLMNAIPAKVAGVSRLAIATPTPRGETNDLVLAAAHVAGVDEIWRVGGAQAVGALAYGTGRIGAVDVITGPGNAWVAEAKRQLYGVVGIDMVAGPSEILVIADSDNDPDWIAADLLSQAEHDPTSQSILITDDAAFAALVEDSVTLHTAQLSTEAVARESWEANGVVIVVEDLMREAPALADRLAAEHVELAIAEPEAMLRAIRHAGSVFLGRMTPEAIGDYVGGPNHVLPTGRRARFSSGLSVLDFMKRTSFLEVNEAAFAQIGPTAATLAHAEGLPAHALSVELRRK
- the nusB gene encoding transcription antitermination factor NusB; its protein translation is MNTQNPRSQARSSARLAAVQALYQQQMEKTPLARLLDEFHQHRLGRTVDDDEHGDAVYAEAEVAFFDDIVRGVDARREEIDEALTARLAGGWTLARLDKTMLQVLRAGAYELLARPDVPAGAAINEYVDVAKAFFDDREAKFVNGILDALARDVRD
- a CDS encoding S24/S26 family peptidase produces the protein MVGIRLAWVPAKSMSRILPGGSLALFMKKRAYVRGDILLVRHPEHGKIVRRLHVVGRKGRYSLEPLGQSEQRLRLGPIEPEWVRGAMVCRIL
- a CDS encoding GNAT family N-acetyltransferase; translation: MDLANAPKPSWRRGRAAAPAPPRAPCAPSQLEAGRIVLLDAEALAEPGFRGQWESLAREASVPNPFFEPFFLLPGLERWGRDARVTVKAYFVGGQLCGLYPVVRWRRYYGYPVAHATGWLHANAFCGTPLVARGHEEAFWRALLAHFDRSARRALFLHLPQLPEGDAVGDALEAVLAEQGRMRTVARRESRAMLASELSPEAYLEASMSAKKRKELRRQHKRLGEEGALTFERLEGEARLVQWTREFLALEAAGWKGEAGSALASAEETRTFFAEALRGAAEGGRLERLALRLDGRPVAMLANLIAQPGAFSFKTAFDERHARHSPGLLLQLENLALLERPGIAWADSCAVEGHSMIERLWREKRTLTSHNIAIGGPARRALFAALMAWENRHRRRPS